The Bactrocera dorsalis isolate Fly_Bdor chromosome 3, ASM2337382v1, whole genome shotgun sequence genomic interval TGTTGCTCGAGCCCACCACAGAGGAAGATTTCATTGCCTTGGCTGCCTATGTTAAGGACCGTGTCAATGCTTTCCTCTTCCAATATGCCTTCTCCGTGGCTGTGCAACATCGTAAGGATACCAGCAACTTCCAGGTGCCAGTAATTGTGGAACAGTTTCCACAAAACTTTGTCGAACCATCCGTGTTTCAGGAGGCACGCGCTGAGGGCAAGCTGGTCACAGATCCAGGCAGTCGAGTAGGTGACACGAGACAGTAGCTTAATCAttgcaaatttataatattttgtataatatcTTTCCATTGCAGCGCCGCATTGACATTCCACAAAACTTCACCGCTTCCGACCGCGAAGAGGAGCAACGTTTGAGCTACTTCCGTGAGGATATCGGTGTGAACAGCCATCACTGGCATTGGCATTTGGTATACCCCGGTTCGGGACCCGATGAAGTGGTGCGCAAGGATCGTCGTGGTGAACTCTTCTATTATATGCATCACCAGCTTATGGCGCGTTACAACGTGGAACGCTTCTGCAATGCTTTAGCGAAGCTGCAGCCATTGAACAATATACGTGAACCGGTTGAGGAAGGTTATTTCCCGAAGATTCTGTGCAGTCTTAATAGTCGCACCTATCCGGGACGTGTTGCCAAAACGTCTTTGAAGGATATCGATCGCGATGGACGTGTGCTAGAATTAGCTGACATTGAGCGCTGGATCAATCGCGTAGTGCAAAGTATCGATCAGGGTTATGTAACTGATGTAAGCATGTCTTTCTGGTCTTTATTACAATAATCCactcataaaatatatttattacattccTCATAGTCAAGAGGCAACAACATACCACTGGACGAAATCAAGGGTATCGATATACTCGGCGATCTAATTGAGTCGAGCGATCTCTCTGTCAACCCCGGTTTCTATGGCGACCTACACAACCAGGGCCACAATGTCATTTCATTCTCACATGATCCAGATAATCGTTTCTTGGAAGACTTCGGTGTTATGGGCGATGTTACAACCGCTATGCGTGATCCCATCTTCTACCGCTGGCACGGCTACTTGGATGTGCTCTTCAATCGTTTCAAGGAGAAGTTGCCTGTGTATAGCGCACCTGATCTCGGTTACGCCGGCGTAACGGTGACACGTGCCGATGTTCGCATCATTAGCGCAACAAAGAACATTATAAACACGCTGCTCACCTATTGGGAAAAATCTGATGTGGATTTGGCCGCTGGTCTAGATTTCGGACCAGGTGGCAGTGTTTATGCACTGTTCACACATTTGCAACATTCCCCGTTCGAGTACTTGATCGAAGTGAATAACGAAAGTGGCACACCCAAGCGTGGAACTTGCCGTATTTTCTTATGTCCCATCACCGATGAGCGTGGCACCCCGTTGACTTTGAATGAACAGCGTCAGTTAGCCATAGAATTGGACAAGTTCAACGTTAATTGTGAGTTcactcgaaaaaaaaattattgattgttttttttaaagctCCTTAGAAAGCTTACAATTAAAGTTTAGAAAAAGTTTTTGTGAGAATATTCATGAAagcttttgtgaaagttttcaTATGGACGCTTTGCAaattacttataataaaaaaaaaagcttttaaaagggcataagtgaaagcttttgggaaatttttcttGAAAGCTTTGAAGGAAAATTTCAAACgttaataaaaactaatttttcctATCTGTTTACAGTGATGCCTGGCCCTAACAAAATCACCCAATCCTACTCTAACTCCAGTGTAACCATACCTTATGAACGTTCCTTCCGCCGTATCGGTGGCGACCACTTGCCCACCGATCCACAAAAATTGGCTGAATTCCGTTTCTGCGGCTGCGGCTGGCCGGCGCATATGTTACTGCCGAAGGGTAAGCCACAGGGTATGCCATTCGAACTATTTGTCATGATTTCAGACTACGAAGGCGATGCAGTGTTGCAGAAGAATAACGCGTGAGTATAGCTTGAGGAATGAAAatggaataataaataaatatgcttgcTTTCCCATCAGTCCTGATGTCTGTGGCGATGCTGCTTCATTCTGTGGCCTTAAGGACAAATTATATCCGGACAAGCGTGCTATGGGCTACCCATTCGACAGACGCCTACCGGCTGACACTTTGACTGCACTGACTGAGAACTTCAGCAACATGAAGAAGACACCTATCAAGATAATCTTCAACGATGAGGTTATCGATAGGAAACGTAATTAAAAGCCTAGGAGAAGCTCTATAACAAGGACACATACAGAGGCTTTATAGTTTTCGGGATATGGTATATGGCATTTCGTTTCTAAATTTCTTTTGATATCTATTTTTTGTCAGTTATAAATAAGGTTATACAAAACGTCATATAAAGTTCTGCTATATTTCTATTtactcaataaattaaaaaaaaaataaataaattgcaaatttttcatgtttaatatatttgtagCATGTAAAATGTTCTTCAGAAAGGGTCCAATTGTTAAGGAGACCTTTTTATTGAACATTAAACATCTTAGATTGACCTGTCCATGAAACCCAAAAAAGCCATAGTTTGAATAACTTTGGAGATtggataataaattttttttctaaaaatctattgaaaaaatagaATCTAATTTatcgattaaataaaattatcgatttaatccaataatatgtactttaaacTGATCTAAAACTATAGACACTTTATACAGAAACACATGTTTGAAAcctataataaaattatatttatcgaTTATTAATCGATTTTGATTTAATCGATAAATAATCGGTTGCGATAATGAAGtataatgaaattataattatcgattaataaacgattttgaaattaatcgataaataatcggtttcgaaaattaaattaatcgataacatttaaaaaaatatttttttgtttatgtaataTAGTACCTACTATTTGTACTTCTGCTTTCCAAGTTATCAAAATCATTTTGGTAGATATACAATACTCAtggtttaatttgaaaattgagTACTTTCGAACCATAAAGAGATGGAATATTTCCCTGCAACAATTTAACATCGAAATCTTTTattaataaagttatttttttatttacatttgtttgAACCCTCTTTTCATACAACATAAGTATATTATTACTTTCTCTCCCTCTATCCTTCTCTCTTTCAACATAATCTCTTCGTAACTGAAGAGTTTGGAGAATccgaaaatatttgatatttagtTAGTTTAAGGTTATGTGGGTCTTGTCCCGAGAGCATACTTAGAGCCGTGATgcacatgtaatatatatacTGCTCTTAATAAAAATAGTCTTGACCACTAAAAATTCCAAGAAATCCTCTTTACTGtacataatattacaattaataCAAGGTCtcttagaaaaatattactctCAGTTCCATATCCAGCAAGTGCGTTAtagttcttaaaaaaaatttatatttttatgcaaatttcgtTGAAAAAAAGCTTAACTTGAAATACCAATGACCTCTCAAAAATTTTGCGGTAATTGCAATGCATATTTGGAAACCCCGCATGTACAATAAAAACcacaaatttatgtatgttatataatatacatatgtatatgtcattATCCATAATAATATCAGCCCAAATTCTGactaattttgcaaaaacttcagtataaaatatacagaaaaagTAGTGAATTCTTCGAACCACAGCATTCAATAAAGACTGATAAGGAAAAAGTTCTTGCGGTCGGAGAAATGGCACTCACTCATATAAAAGAGCAAACGATGCCATCGATATGCACAGTTTACTTTCGTTTGTGCTGAACGCGACTAAGAACAAGAAAATGACGGATTATGCAAAAGCCTTCCAAATGCTCTTTCAGAGCCCTTTGGAACCCATCTATACTTGTCGCGACAATGGCAAGTGTATTTTCGAGTTACCGGATTCCCATTATATGGAGTGTGACGGCGGCGTGAAGGAAATGTTGCAGGAACGTTATGCTAATAGCGAGCACATAAGGGTAAATCTGAATTGCATGGAATTAcagttttatttacttatgtactttATTTCCTCCCACATATGTAGTTCGCCCTGCAGGAGCTGCCGTCAAAGCCAGATCTATCGTTCGCTGATAAATTAAGTGTgaaacaaaacttttctctctTCAATACGCTACATAAGGAAATTGCAGGCAAACTCATCAGATTGCTGATGGAAGCTGAGGATTTAGATAATTTCCTCAGCTTGTGTGTCTATAGCAGGTAAAATCTTCAGTTTTTTCATCTGAAGGACCCTTATAGGTATGATGTTCTCTTCTGCTTCACAGACATCGTTTGAATGCTATGCTCTTCCAATATTGTTACTCGGTTGCTTTGCTGCATCGCAGAGATACACGTGGCATTTGGGTACCGCCAGTGGCCGAGATCTTTCCAGCAAATTTTATAGAGCCCTCAGCATTTACGAAGATGCGCAAGGCTTTGCAgtttaaaggaaataaaaaggTAGGTCCGAAAAGTTTATAAACTTATGTGCTCTTACAAGCTTTTGTTGGGTTTAGTGTAGTTCGGTCAGGGCTCATTTAATACGTTCTTGACTTTATACCGACCCTCATTGAGAAAACCGAGATAGTGTCCTTGCACCAAAAAACTAACTTTCGCGGaacgattttgaaaatatctgaAATTTCCTTATGAAGTTATCTGGGATCTGACATAACTGGAGAATGTGATTTATTAAATCATCATTCAGTCACTCTTTAAAAGTATAACTAAGGCTAGTCTAAGATCCATTGATTAGCGACTATTTTTGGTACCATAGGTCCAATTTTTAGACTACTAGAACTTGTCAGTACCTGAAgactcatttttatataaaaacttaacCGGTAGATTCAAAGATCCAATATCACCTTCAGCCTTCAAACAATTCGAATCACTGTATCTCAGTCTTAAAagtctttatataaaaattaatacaaaaagcATGAATAATAGTTCTGAATAAGGCACGGGAACGAAGTTTTAAGTCTCCCAGCTAATTTCGGCTAAGCGTGAACCAAAAGCTGACTCCGGTAACATAAGGATTTCCATAAGACAATGGCTCGAGGTTACTTCCGTTGTTAGGCAAGTTCTCATAGATCAAGCCTTCGTATATTTCTTTTCGCATAATCAACATCGTTCTTCTAACACCATTCTTTTACATTTCCCCCACATCATTTAGCCTCACGTACAAATTCCCCATAACTATACCGCCTCCGATCGTGAAATCGAACAACGTTTGGCatattttcgtgaagatattggCGTGAATATGCATCACTGGCACTGGCACTTGGTTTATCCGAATAGCGGTACACGCGAGATCATCAACAAGGATCGGCGCGGTGAACTCTTCTACTATATGCATCAACAGATTTTAGCGCGTTACAATGCCGAACGCTTTTGCAATAAACTAGCCAAGGCGCTACCATTAAGTAATCTACGCGAACCCATCGAAGAGGGTTATTATCCGAAATTGTTAGATCATGCGCATCAACGCACCTATCCGGGACGTAGCGGTAATTTGTGTTTGCAAGATGTGAATCGCGAGGACACAACTGTCGAGATTGCCGATATGGAGCGTTGGGCTGATCGCATCTTGGCGGCAATCGATCAGGGTTTCGTTAGAGATGTAAGTTATGCGAAGAATTAAGTAGAAACCAAAATAAGTTAAGACCTTTTCTGCAGTCGCATGGCAACAAGTATATACTGGATGAGGTCACCGGCATCGATATACTGGGCAATATCATTGAGGAATCCGATCTGTCCATCAATGTTCAATACTACGGCAAACTGCATAATATGGGTCACAATTCAATTGCCAGCATACACGATCCAGATCATCGGCATATGGAGGAATTCGGCGTGATTGGACATAATATGACCGCCATGCGTGATCCGGTCTTCTATCGctggcacacatacataaataatataatgttgaaattcaaaaaactctTACCTCCCTACAGTGAGCAACAGCTCAGCTTCAGCGACATCAATTTGCGAGAAATTGAAGTTAGGACGAGCTCATTGAAGGAACCGAATCATTTTGAGACCTTTTGGCAAAACTCCGAAGTTGACTTGGCGGCCGGTTTGGATTTTACCGCCGATAGCGGTTTACATGCCTCGTACACGCATCTCCAACATGCGTCATTCGAGTATTGCTTTGTGGTTGAGAACAACAGTGAGCATGTGAAATGCGGCACTTGTCGAATTTTTCTCTGCCCCATAAAGGATGAAAGTGGCAAGCTCTTAAAATTGGAAGAACAGCGCTTGTTGGCAATTGAATTGGATAAATTTACCGTTAAGCGTAAGTGGTTGCCGATAACACAGCACATATCTGTATTTATTTGCTGCCTCGTTTTTTCCCAGTTTACCCCGGCGAAAACCAATTGAAGCGGCTTTCTGAGGAGTCCTCCGTAACCATTGCTGTTGAGCGCACCTTTGGTCGCACCACCAATAAGGACGCACTGTCTGAAGCGAATCCGGAACTCAACACACGTCTGCACTTCTGCGGTTGCGGTTGGCCGCATTATATGCTGTTGCCTAAAGGTAAAATTCGTGGCCAGCGATTTGATTTGTTTGTCATGATTTCGGATTATGCCGACGATGCGGTCCAGCAGCCGGGCCAGACAAGAGATTGTCATAACTGGTAAGTGTATGTATTAGTGAAGTCGTGAATTGCTTGTGCTTGTGAACTAAACGTGTTGGAATTTCGGCGTAGGTCTTGAGTAACTCAGAGACTACTCATTGCTAGCTGAGTGTGGTTTAGACGTTTGCGGTTAATACACGCATATACTCTTACAGTACATTTATGTGTGTTTTAGTGTCTAACTATATTTGCTCTTTCCAAAACCACAGCGAAGATGTACCTAACGAAGTGTTTGATGAGAATTCCACACTGTGCAATGACAATGCGGCTTCCTTCTGCGGTCTGCGCGACAAGTTGTATCCGGATAAGCGCACGATGGGTTATCCTTTCGACAGACGCTTGCCAGCTGATACTCTTAATGGACTTGTGGAACAATTTGGAAATATGCAAAGAATTGATGTCACTATCACATTCAACGACGAGGTGAGATCAGCCGTCGACGAGGTGGATTTAAATGGAGAAGATATCAGTAGTTTAGCAAGATAGAAAGTGTTCATCTTGCGCTGTTTAAGATTATCAAATATTAATCATGactaaaagttaattaaatcaAGACTTTAATCACTTTCAAATTGGTCCAGTTATCCAAAACcacttgtttcatttttttaatacactCAAAATTACAGTATAATCATATGACTGCTAAGTGACCTATTTCTATGTTCTGTCGGATATATTTGTGAGCAGAGGTTGCCACCTGATAGAATTTGTTGTGCAGctaaatgttgaaaaagtttaaggcaaaaaaattcttcgctaaaaaccaaaataaagcacttaaaattttttaaatatttttgagagtgTTGCCatctttctaaaaaaaaaatataaagttaatAAGATAAAAGAATATTGTAACAAATTTATTCgctaaaaaccaaaacaaagcactaaaatttttttaaatatttttgagaagggTTGCCATCTttgtaaaaaaagttataaagttTATATGATAAAggaatattataagaaatttcttcgctaaaaataaagtaaagcacttaaaatttttataatatttttgaaaagggttgccatctttgtaaaaaaaaatataaagttgaTATGATAAAGGCATATTGTAACAATTATTTGGCTATTAAACTTTAGAAGTTTAAGAAAAGCTGCATCTGAAAAATATGGAGCATAGGTTGCcacctaaaaatttaattttttttaatttatgaaaagggttacttaaaaaactttaaataaatttagaaagcATTGCCGtctttgtattaaaattatttcaattaaatttatatcaCAATGGTTATGAAATTGAAAGAAAGTTACTGCAATAGAAGAATTGTAATATTGCCATCTgtctaaaatttattaaatagcaGTTAATATCATAAAAATGCATTATGAAAATATGGGTATCAAATTAGGGTAGTTTGAAAAGATTAAAGAGTATATATTTTGAtacagagttgccacatgtttacatttttcgctcgattttttcgtaaaattagttaaaacaagtaaggaagggctaagctcgggtgtcaccgaacattttatactctcacatgataaagtgataatcgagatttcattatccgtcatttacatatttttttattttgctgtaaaattaattagaattaaattctgagagatttaccgatattttcggtgaaaaattaggttaggttaggtaaggttaggcactgagttcttcgtgttcgatataagtgaccttgaaaagttatatatatatatatatatatgtgtaaagttttattccgctatcatcatttgttcctaatgtgtatattataaagagaaggcatcagatggaattcaaaatagcgttatattggaagaaggcgtggttgtgaaccgatttcacccatatttcgtacatgtcatcagggtgttaaggaaatattatataccgaatttcattgaaatcggtggagtagttcctgagatatggtttttggtccataagtgggcgacgccacgcccattttcaattttaaaaaaaagcctgggtgcagcttccttctgccatttcttccgtaaaatttagtgtttctgacgttttttgttagtcggtaaacgcacttttagtgattttcaacataccctttgtatgggaggtgggggtggttattatccgatttcttctatttttgaactgtatatggagatgcctgaaggaaacgattctgtagagtttggttgacatagctatagcagtttccgagatatatacaaaaaactttttaggtgGCGGGGCTACgctcacttttccaaaaaaattacgtccaaatatgcccctccctaatgtgatcgtttgtgccaaatttcattttaatatctttatttatggcttagttatgacactttataagttttcggtttccgccattttgtgggcgtggcagtgggccgatttttcccatcttcgaacttaaccttcttatggagccaggaaatacgtgttccaagtttcatcatgatatctcaatttttactcaagttactgcttgcacggacggacagacagacatccggatttcaactctactcgtcaccctgatcactttggtatatataagcctatatctgactcttttagttttaggacttacaaacaaccgttatgtgaacaaaactataatactctcgttagcaactttgttgcgagagtataaaaacgaaaGAATTAATGAAGGTCTTGCCTCATGcaggaacttctacacatgactccatcctccaattctCCAGGACAGTTCTaccaatttagaaaaataaattttttaaattatattttttattaaattacattttgttacaaatatcatttacccaaTTGCAGTTTTCGGCTGCTTTGTTGtcacaatatatatacatatatacatatgtacatatgtacatatgtacatatattttacacaatcaTAAATTTCTTCAGTTGAAGCACATAGctttaaattaattgaagaaccAAACgcaatcaaaatttatatttttatgcaatttgcTTTTTATGCATACAGTCCCTAAACTACTTAGCCCCTCAAAGGCTTCAAGCTCACTCATAACAAAAGAAACCATACATAACTTTTACATAACATATGCTGACTTATGCTTACATATGCCTATTTATAGAAAGCATAATTAGACAACAACATGGTATCCATGGTGAGCTGCGGTTACTcagcttaaatatttttacacacaaGCATATGCATTTAGTAGACCAAACCGTATAGTCTTCCTAACCCAATTGAAGCTAACGCCACAAACAAAGCAGAAATTACTTAAGCATACTGCCATGTAAGCCCTCGGACTGACCGTTGGGTGGCGGAGCGacaaaatggaatttaatttgGTTGACCACATGGAAAATTGCTTGTAAATATTAGCTCTGTATGAGTGCCACTAACGGAACATATGTTGTTGCCACAATAAGGTTGTAATATGGTGTATAAACATAAATTCGCTGATGGAATGTGAATAAAGGAGGGCGTTCAAACGTAGAATTGATGTAattatatgtatgagtatacgTATTAATGTATGGCACTGTTTGGTTTgcgaatgaattttttttttcacatgtGAACTTTTTCCACCAAATTCAGTATAtgaacaaaattatacaaatattgcgGAGTATGACAACTGTTTGAGTCATGACTTGTAGTATCGCGTTTAGTCTAccatataaataatgaaaatataaggAAGGAACTATCTATAAGTTACTGAAGGTACACTTAGGACACCAATACTCGATGAGACTGGTCTTGAAGTACTTGAAAGGCAGATAATATGCAGAAAACATATATAGTACGATGGCCCACTGTTCTGTGAATGGTACAGTAATCTGCAGGCTGTCTAAAACAACTATTTTCAAAGTGACAAAGCACTTGTCCATAAAGGGTGATGCACTGATCATAGCGACCCCTCAGCTTTTCGTTACCATTTCTGTAGTATGATTTGTCCCTTGCTTCAAAACAGTCTGCAGTTTcagcgatcacctcttcattcgaaaaaaatttcttcctaCCAAGCATTCTTTTGAAAACAGAGGACAGAAAATTCTCACTGGATGCCAGATCTGGAAAATACAGTGAATGCGGAACCAATTTGTAACTCTATTCATGGATATTTGATATCATTTTTGtcgacttgtgacacggtgtgTTGTCTTGTTTTGGTGAAACAGCACATTTTCTTAGATCCGGCCGTTTTTCGGATATTTCCCTttcaaacggtccaataacgctatgtGAGTAAAGTCGTTGTTGATGGTCCTTTCTTTTTCAaagtaatcaataaaaattaatccatTTGCATCTCCAAATACAGCCCCCTTAACCTTGCCAACCGACTGCTGCATTTTTCCACTCTTGGATACATGATTAGAGATTtgttagtccgggtcaaatttgatcagataatGGTTCCGATATGAACTGTTATCAACACATTTCTCAAATATCTGACCTCAGGAAGAGCTCGTGTGTACATGTTTTTAACATACTAACATCCTCGTTAAAGGGTTCGAAATTGCGGATTATTTGAGTGAGAACCATCcttaataagtaaaaaaaggCTTTAACTTGGATATATAGAATAAATCATATACTATTTGTGAGTTGTCAACAAGAAGCATTTATCAATTATGTATAGGCAATAAAACATGGAATATTAAATTATGCCCAGTTAGcttgaaaaattacaattattttcaaaacaactaTCAACTTGGATAATAGATGTGagttttcccaatttttttggaaatgcaGAAAATACTTCCGCACTTTATCATTCTTCATAAATAACCTAAATCGACccttttcatatttaattgtaattgaaagctatttcacttttttcctcGCCGTTATTTTATCCCACTTTCACTCTCAATCAACGTCaaaattacttttacttttcCGAAGGAAAGTGGTGACGCATGAGAATCGAAGAAATGACGAGTTTTGCGCGCTTAAAGAAAGCAATGTTACAATGCACAGCAAACTGTCAATCTCAAGTTGCAGAAACACAAGAAAAGGCGCAAAACAAATAACAGAAACAGAACAGAAATGGCCAACCCTTTGCCTTAAGGCACAGAAAGTATTAGGCGCTTTACTTTGTAGAAATAGatgaaaaagcagaaaaaaaatatttacaaaaatatatatatttatgtgtacaaCAGTACAGTCTTTATGtgtatataactatgtatatatgtaaagtaTATGCATGCAACATGTCGGCATTAGTTAATAATCGTAAAAGTAGCTTaacatatttgcttttttaGCCTCAGGCCTTGTCTGCAGCTATTGACTCGTGTATcactcatcaacaattttctctttttctgaACGGTTTTTTGTACGCTCACTGCCTAAACTAGGACGAAATTGCTGGGTAAATCCTTAGACAGCTTTAGATGCCAGTAATGGTTAGCTGCAGTCGTCGAAATTTTCCTACAACAGTAAATGCGAAAGCATGTAAGTATTTGATCACTAATGCTGGTTGCTTGTCTGACCTTGAAAGTCATACTGGTGAGATAAGAAGTAGAAAGAGACttacgaaaaataaaagttaaacggaaacccaatttttcaaatttaagctCACTTGTGTTTCAAAaagtattgttgttgtctgGAGTTTTTCAAAGTTAAGTTTTTGCTTATTGCAGAAGAGAAAGGACGCTCAACTGTATAGCTGAATAAAATACTTGCAAATTGAAGAAGTTAATTTCCAAATGtcttatgtacgtatatatgtatgccaaTATAACAAAGAATATAagtaaagagaaaaaaaaatttacagtgAATCATAGACCTAATGCTAGGTTTCCATTTTACATTAGGGTGTATCGAAAATTTTAACtgaatttattaattacttaaCGTTAATCACACAAACTCGTGTTAATGGATCATTTTGATGTTTCCCATAAACTCTTCACCAAAACACAAAGTTAAGctgatataatatttttcttgagaTCGGTTTGAACACCTCTTTTTTCAAGTTTTGATAGCTACTCATAAA includes:
- the LOC105227781 gene encoding phenoloxidase 2, coding for MSSEQNKKALNLLFQNPLEPVFATRDNGKAVLDVPDSFYTEQYAEVKEEIQNRFGEEVDVKIPIRDLRKKPNLDFAKPLTKRRQFSLFYAPHRRIAAQLIQLLLEPTTEEDFIALAAYVKDRVNAFLFQYAFSVAVQHRKDTSNFQVPVIVEQFPQNFVEPSVFQEARAEGKLVTDPGSRRRIDIPQNFTASDREEEQRLSYFREDIGVNSHHWHWHLVYPGSGPDEVVRKDRRGELFYYMHHQLMARYNVERFCNALAKLQPLNNIREPVEEGYFPKILCSLNSRTYPGRVAKTSLKDIDRDGRVLELADIERWINRVVQSIDQGYVTDSRGNNIPLDEIKGIDILGDLIESSDLSVNPGFYGDLHNQGHNVISFSHDPDNRFLEDFGVMGDVTTAMRDPIFYRWHGYLDVLFNRFKEKLPVYSAPDLGYAGVTVTRADVRIISATKNIINTLLTYWEKSDVDLAAGLDFGPGGSVYALFTHLQHSPFEYLIEVNNESGTPKRGTCRIFLCPITDERGTPLTLNEQRQLAIELDKFNVNLMPGPNKITQSYSNSSVTIPYERSFRRIGGDHLPTDPQKLAEFRFCGCGWPAHMLLPKGKPQGMPFELFVMISDYEGDAVLQKNNAPDVCGDAASFCGLKDKLYPDKRAMGYPFDRRLPADTLTALTENFSNMKKTPIKIIFNDEVIDRKRN
- the LOC105227782 gene encoding phenoloxidase 2, with amino-acid sequence MHSLLSFVLNATKNKKMTDYAKAFQMLFQSPLEPIYTCRDNGKCIFELPDSHYMECDGGVKEMLQERYANSEHIRFALQELPSKPDLSFADKLSVKQNFSLFNTLHKEIAGKLIRLLMEAEDLDNFLSLCVYSRHRLNAMLFQYCYSVALLHRRDTRGIWVPPVAEIFPANFIEPSAFTKMRKALQFKGNKKPHVQIPHNYTASDREIEQRLAYFREDIGVNMHHWHWHLVYPNSGTREIINKDRRGELFYYMHQQILARYNAERFCNKLAKALPLSNLREPIEEGYYPKLLDHAHQRTYPGRSGNLCLQDVNREDTTVEIADMERWADRILAAIDQGFVRDSHGNKYILDEVTGIDILGNIIEESDLSINVQYYGKLHNMGHNSIASIHDPDHRHMEEFGVIGHNMTAMRDPVFYRWHTYINNIMLKFKKLLPPYSEQQLSFSDINLREIEVRTSSLKEPNHFETFWQNSEVDLAAGLDFTADSGLHASYTHLQHASFEYCFVVENNSEHVKCGTCRIFLCPIKDESGKLLKLEEQRLLAIELDKFTVKLYPGENQLKRLSEESSVTIAVERTFGRTTNKDALSEANPELNTRLHFCGCGWPHYMLLPKGKIRGQRFDLFVMISDYADDAVQQPGQTRDCHNCEDVPNEVFDENSTLCNDNAASFCGLRDKLYPDKRTMGYPFDRRLPADTLNGLVEQFGNMQRIDVTITFNDEVRSAVDEVDLNGEDISSLAR